In Vulpes lagopus strain Blue_001 chromosome 4, ASM1834538v1, whole genome shotgun sequence, the DNA window aggtaaatttttttttgtgttctACCTTTAAGTGTGGGCAGCCCCTGTGTCACATGGGTAAGAATCTAAAGATTCCCTAGAGAAAGGGGTTACCACCTCATGCTTGCCCCGTGTTCCAGAAATCCTTCCTACTTCCTGCTTGAGGCCATTCATTTCATCCTTACAAGATGGGAGAGTCTGGTAGCAATTAGGAGCTTAGGCTCTGCTGTCTGATAGAAGTGGGTTGAAATTCCTCTTCCAATTCTAGGCCAGTACTTTGACCTTGGGGAACTTACATAACCTCCCCgagtcttagtttcctcacctgtaaagtggaaACAATACTATTTATCACACAAAAtctctgaaagaataaaaaagcatgatacttaagagcacaggctttagAGTTGGGTTAGCTAGCTCTGCCTCtggtcttgctctctctctctgtcttttttaagattgatattcattcattcattcattcattcattcatttgacagagggagagacagagcataaacaggggaagcagcaggcagagtgagagagagaagcagactccccaacaagcagggagcccaacaaggggcttgatcccaggaccccgagatcatgacacaagttgaaggcagagacttaacagactgagccacccaggcacccctgggcttTCTCTCCTAATAATTATATAATCAGGCAAATTATTCAAGTTCTTTACTCTAGTTCCCCACTCATAAAATTGGCATAATGATAAAACTACTTCCTAGGCTGTATGGTAAAGaatttagcacagtgtctggcatgtaagtgctccataaatgaAAACTAGTAttagattattataaaaatcCTCTTACAATGGAATATATGTAACTAACCTTCTCTTTGGATCATGATACTCAGTTCATTAATCACTTTTATATATGGGTATGtgtatattctttttcctttacagGCTGAGAATAAGAATATTGGCAAGCATAAACTAAATCAGATTTTTACAAGCTGTAttgattttcagaataaaaatagacTGTGTATTGGTCctgagataataaaatataaacagacaaCAAATGAACATTTTATGCAATACTCATGCTAAGATttgaatagcattttttaaaatttagaacacTTATTGcagaaatgttataaaatatgtaagtaatgaGGGGGGAGATTAAAATCATCCAAAAGCCCACAGTCCAGAAACAACCAATGTTAGCATTTGGGTATTTTTATCTCCAGCTTTACTCCAAGTGataattgggaaaaaaacaatagCAGGTGAAATTCAGAGTATAAATTCAAATTACCCTGTGCGTCAGGCTCTGTGATAAGCTATATATACATAGTCTTGTAACTAACTTATTCTTACCATCATTTTACACAAGGGTAAATTGAGATGAAGTAGGGTTGAGGAACCAAGGTCTCACAAGTGATTTTTCTGGTGATGGAATTGGGTTTCTGGCAGTGTTAGATCAGAGCCCATGCTCCTAACAGCTACACCACGTTGCCTCCCTGAGGCAACAGTATATGTATCCTGCTGtctaaaaataatacaacatCACGAACATTCTCCATATCATTGAGAATTATTCAAAAACTCAACTTCAATTACTGTAATATACTGCTGTCATGTAAGTCCGTCCTAATTAATTTAGCAATTTTCTGTTTTGTAGTCCAATTCACTTTACTTACGAAAAAGTACATTTTCCtcctaatttttccttttcttccatgaATCCTAACGTCTCACCAATGGCACCATAGGAGTCAGATCCTATTTGTGCTGCTGGTGTTTAACCACTGCCCAGGACTGGCTACTAGTCCTCTCTGGattccttctctcctgccttccaTTCTCTTGCCCTGGTGCTGAATCACACAGCAGCCAAGGCTTCCGGtgcggggagcaggggggcagtgggggcagagTAGAAGGGAGCTGGAGGTGGTGTCATGAAATAAAGGCAGAAGAAAACCTTGgtggaaagacaaagagaaaggctGGAACTCAGAGTCACAGAAGGGAAAGTGTGAATCACTGCTTTTAATAAGATCCACCCATCCATTCCATGTTATTCACTGAGAACAGGGGTGATGAGGACAGAAACAGGATCTGCCCCAGGGGTGACTTTACAAATAGTTTATTAATTACAATTATACTCAGTGTGATCAAGTAAAAGCACCAGGGACTTAACCTAGACTGAGGTTTCAGGGGAGGCCCCCTGAAGAGGAGGCCCTTAAATGATGAGTGGAAGGTAAGCAGTGGCCAGGAAAGGTGAGGGGCTGGAGCACGAGGTAGGTGTGGCAGGCACAGAGTAAGGAGCTGTgcagtgaggggtggggagaaaacacagagaagatgGTGAAGGGGCAAGGGACTGAGTAAAGAATTGTTTCAACATTTCAAGAGTCATGAGGACACCACTGTGTTTTGGTTATTAACCTTCTTTCCCCCTCACCTTTAGTTCTCTCCAGGGTGTTTCCATGCAATTGGAAAGTTATTTGGCCTCTCTCTGAACAACGTTCAGCTGAACCCCAGTCTCACAGAGAACCTTTGTTTGGAACTGTCAAATACAAGCATCCAGAATCTATCCTTAAGCAACACCCAGCTGTACAGAACAAGCAATACGACGTTCCATGGACTAAAGCATACGAATCTCACCATGCTCGATCTTTCCCACAACAACTTGAATGTGATTGAGAACAATTCCTTTGTCTGGCTTCCACATTTAGAATATTTCTTCCTGGAGTATAATAATATAGAGCATTTGTTTTCCCACTCCTTTTATGGGCTTCTCAATGTAAGATACCTGGATTTGAAACGATCTTTTGCTAAACAAAGCACTTCCCTTGCTTCGCATCCCAGGATTGatgatttttcctttcagtgGCTAAAATGTTTGCAGTATCTGAACATGGAAGACAACTACTTTGCAGGCATAAAAAGCAATATGTTCACAGGATTGGTAAAGTTGAAACACTTGAGTCTCTCCAACTCCTTCACAAGTTTGCAAACTTTAACCAATGAAACATTTTTGTCACTTGCTCAGTCTCCTTTAATCACACTCAATCtaaccaaaaacaaaatctcaaaaatagaGAGTGGTGCTTTTTCTTGGCTGGGCCACCTACAGGTACTTGACCTTGGCCTTAATGAAATTGGACAAGAACTCACAGGCCAAGAGTGGAAAGGTCTAGAAAATATTGTCGAAATCTACCTTTCCTACAACAAATACCTACAACTGACAAGCAGCTCTTTTGCCTTGATTCCCAGCCTCCGAAGACTGATGCTCCGAAGAACGTCCCTTAGAAATGTGGACAGCTCCCCTTCACCTTTTCATCCTCTTAGGAACTTGAACATTCTGGATCTAAGCAACAACAATATAGCCAACATAAATGATGAACTGTTGGAAGGTCTTGAGAAATTAGAAATTCTGGATATGCAGCATAACAACTTAGCAAGGCTATGGAAACATGCAAACCCCGGTGGTCCTGTTCATTTTCTAAAGGGTCTTTCTCACCTCCACATTCTTAATTTAGAGTCTAATGGCTTTGATGAGATCCCAGCAGAGGTGTTCAAGGGCTTATCTGAATTAAAGAGCATTGATTTAGGATTgaataatttaaacatatttccaTCATCTCTCTTTAATGATCAGGTGTCTCTGAAGTCATTGAACCTTCAGAAGAATCTCATAACAtcagttgagaagaatgttttTGGGCCAGCCTTCAGGAACCTTAGTAATTTAGATATGAGCTTTAATCCATTTGATTGTACCTGTGAAAGTATTGCCTGGTTTGTTAATTGGATTAACAGCACCCATACCAACATCTCTGAGTTATCAAGCCATTACCTCTGCAACACTCCACCTCAATATCATGGTTTCCCAGTGATGCTTTTTGATATATCACCCTGCAAAGACAGTGCCCCCTTTGAaatctttttcataataaataccAGTGTCTTATTGACTTTTATCTTTATTGTGTTGCTGATCCATTTTGAAGGCTGGAGGATATCTTTTTATTGGAATGTTTCAGTGCACCGAATTCTTGGTTTCAAAGAAATAGACAAACAGCCAGAGCAGTTTGAATATGCAGCTTATATAATTCATGCCTATAAAGATAGAGATTGGGTCTGGGAACACTTCTCTCcaatggaagaaaaagataaaactctCAAATTTTGTCTCGAAGAGAGGGACTTTGAGGCAGGTGTCCTTGAACTTGAGTCAATCgttaatagcatcaaaaagagtagaaaaactatttttgttataACACAGCATCTATTAAAGGATCCATTATGCAAAAGGTAGGTGAACATTGTGGAAATTTTAAGCGTGTACTTTTCAATTAAGcttttaaatattacttatatTATGACTCAccactcaaaaaatgttaaaaataagttttaaaaaaataacctgattATTAGTGACAGGTAAAAGCAAATGTAAGGGGGGATGTTGGAGATTTTGGCTGTTGAATACTGTATACTGATATGTAacttatttcaatatatttttttttactagattcAAAGTGCACCAGGCAGTTCAGCAAGCTATTGAACAAAATCTAGAGTCCATTATATTGATCTTTCTTGAGGAGATTCCAGACTATAAACTGAACCATGCACTCTGTTTGCGAAGAGGGATGTTTAAATCTCACTGCATCTTGAACTGGCCAGTTCAGAAAGAACGGGTAAATGCCTTTCATCATAAATTGCAGGTAGCACTTGGATCCAGAAATTCaatacattaaatttatttaaagactaAAGTAACAGAGTAGTAACTTTCCCATCTTAAAAGTTTCATagtaaatttaagttttatttgaagATCATcatataaatttgtttattcatatttaaagagTATTATCCCACACTTCCATCTCTTTTATCTTCCTATTACAGGCCTTTCATTGCCAACAGAGTTAACTGGACCCAAAATACATATATCAGAATATCCTCTACTAATGAATATACAATTGGTAACTGAGGTCTGTGACAacttagaaaagttttaaaatattcttcatttaaagaaaagtgagAATTATGTGAAGGTTTCTGATaattatatttggagattttttggATGCACTCATAGTAGAATAAAAGATAATTGTTTTAGTAGATACAATGCTATTTCAACtgtaaaagagtaaaatatataccccaatttttaaaagcttagttataatattttttcaattggGAAGCTTTTATTTTAGTGGTCCCTGTCTCAGTGTTCATTTTGTTAGGTGTTAAATCCCATTTCAATATACAGATTCATGGTCAgaaaacatttgtgattcattTCGATTACTTATACTCACTTATATTTTCCTGCTATTTGAGTTTCTGCTATAGTTGTTAGAAGAAACGATTCTCTTGCTTAgaagtattacaaaaaaaaaggattacagaAAGGCTTACTTCCGGAAGGTTAATAAGTAGATTAGCtttgtggaaataaaatattcttttctcttggtcTCAGACTCAGGAGATGGCCCTGGTCAAATCATTTGGTCCCACTGGATTCTTTGAGTTCTGATCTTGAAAATTTTGgtgataaacaaaatcttaaataaccTTAAGTAATCTTAAATAATCCCCTATAATTAATGATGATCATGGTATAATGCATTCACATTAAATATATTACCATGTCATAAAATAATATGCTATGTATATATAAGTTAGTTCTACTCTAGAAAGACTATGATTTTAAGTGTTATTCTTGTTTTACGATAAAAAGAATCTAATTATTGGAAATAAACAAgaatagctttttaaaacttttatagttCTGGTATTCAAATATAAGAGAGGGTTGAAATTATAAAGCTGAGGTAATTTCTTTATTAGAAGCATCTGCTAAATTTCGGGAGCATTTGAGATGTCACATTTTAGAACTTTCATTTAAATAGTTCGatattagggtgcctgggtggctcagtccattaagtgtctgcatatggctcaggtcatgatcccaggaccccgggatccacCCCCTCAGGGGACTCTGCCTCATGGgggagggaagcctgcttctccctttccttctgcctgccgctccccctgcgtgtgcgctctctctctctctttcaaataaataaataaaatattttaaaaattgttcagtaTTCTCAAGGCTAAGCTCACAGAATCCTGGAAAAAAGTAATATCCATTGTATTGGTGGTTCTGAAAGTGTCTACAGTCTCTCAACAATATGAATGTGTGGAGGAGGACTCATTTTCACTTTCCCATTATATATCACCTTTGCACACAAGACAcattgttttattgcttttttgttaaaatgtgttttctaccTGTGAAATAATCTTGCTTTATTTTGGcatcacaaaatataaataaataaacaaataaaattaaacttttaagatGCCAAAATGAAAGTCACAACTACCATTTTTCTTGATGTGCTTTGAATGTTAGCTGTGTATCAATGGtttcaatttcattaaaatatttctaaatgaacTTTTATTATCAATTAATGTTTCACCAGTTTGTTCAAAGCAGGGCAGGATGTaattttgctttccttctcttatttatttgcttataagATAGTTGATCAAATGGCCACAATTTAAATTGAGttcaaacataattttttaaagtttcttaatATGTAAGAAAATGCACAAGGGATGACCCATTTAACTGAATATAAGTAAAACTAATAAAAGATGCAAACCTTGGCTTGTGTTTGACTTACACAGGAAGAAACATCCTGAACTTCTGCAAGCTGTCCTTTATAATTGTTCTCAGGAGGAGTCCTCATCCCTGGGGTTTAAAACAAGGAAATGCAGAAAAGGATGTTTGTCTGACCTATTTAATTTCCATGAGTGAAGTGACTTGTTTGAATGCTCTCAAGGTGGCATCATGTTATCTGTTCACtccttcttcctgtttttccGTTTTCAAAACAAACTCCAATTGAATAAACATtgagtttaaaataaatctaGGAATTTAGATTTTACCTAAAAATGACATCTTTTTATTGTAATAAGAAGTAAATACTATCAATTTGTTAGTGAGGAGGGGGTTTTCAGTGCCATTTATTTAACAATGTTTAATTATTCAAATGTCTACCTTAGGTTATTTGTAAAGGGGACTCAATAATAAGTGATGGTAGCCATTGGAAAATTGGTAAAGGTGCTCCATATGAggagcttaaaaaatatttcttgcaatctggagaggcagaaagcagaCTAGTGGTTGTCTGGACCTAGGGATGGGAATGGGAAGTAGTGGGGAGTAGTGCAAGAGAtttttttagggtgatgaaaatgttctaaaattggagtGTGGTAATGATTGCACAACTATGTAAGTTTTTACTAAGAATCATCGAATCATATTCTTAAAACAGGTGAATTTAGggtacataaattatatattaataaaactgtgagaaatattgTATACATGGAGCAGCTACATGTGCATAGCCCTGTGCTAAGCATGATGGGGTGCAATAGGATCTGAGCTACACTGTAGAAAATGGGGTAAGAAGAGTTAGGGTAGGAAGGGACTATCAAAGATGGACCTGAACAAAAGGGGATCAGACCTTTCAAAGGTGGGTGGAATTTGGTTGAGTGAGGAGTAGGGTAACAGAATGAACAGTAAGATAGAAGGGAGTGGGGCATGAACTTGGTGTTGGGTGGAGTCACAGGCAGGGATGCTGCAGAGGATAGAACCATGTTGCTGAGAGTGTAACAGAGGAATTTAGATTTAAGGAGTCAGTTATTTTGAAATTGTAACTTAATGGATTTCAATTGGCAAAACCAGGAATTATAATAAAACTCCGTCCTGGAATCTATGATTTAGATTTATGTGACAACTAGTTGAATACAAGATGTAACTTCTAGCTTGACAGTCCAAACAGCCAGGTGCACTCCCACATTACCAACGGGGACttaaagtacttatttttttcctataaacatATAATTCTGTATTAAACTAACAAAAAAAGGCAATCAATTGGTCATTAGTTGCTAATTACACTAGGTCATATATCAGCCATTCTTATCTCTTGCCACTCCCTAGTCTTGCTCCATCTTTCTGTGCATGGGAGAAACTGTCCCGTCATGTGactttgcccctccccaacctGTTCAGCAAACCACCTATTGTACATATTTGGCAAGTTATGGGACTTTTCAATGATGGAACTTTTCTGGTTCTTTGTGAGAATTGCTGGGTAGCCAGTTAGCTCTTAGCTCTCTTATCTTAAGTCAGTTCTCCAGGAAATAGAACCTAAGATGGAGGGGTACATGCAGCAGGTTTTGGGGAGTGCTCTGATTTATGAGGGAGTGAAATAAACTGGATTGAGAAGAGGGAGAATGATGGTCTGCAATGCAATTGCAGGTTGCAGCAGAGACCTTAGCAGACCCCATGGGGAATGGCCCTACAGAGTTGATGCCAAAAAGGGGCTGGACTGCCCCAACCTCATCTCAGCCAATCAATATTGGATCTAGGCAGTCCCAGGGAGGAAGTGTGCCCTTCAGCAAAAAGCTTTGCCCAAAAACAATTCCAAAGGAGGATCTCAGTTGTGAAGCGTGAACACTCTGGGCAAGTAGAGGAATAGGTGCCTGGGTCCCAAAGGGGAGAGCTCAGCGGTTCACCACAGCATCCACTACACCTTCcaaggtatttaaaaattaaggtagaTATAGCTCAATTGGTTTCTTTAAGCACTTCTGCAAGGTTCCAaccattttagttttaaaaatagtctcttcCAGGCATTCTGGGAGACAAATGGCTGCATAGAaagccaatatatatatatatttttaacagtgTTAATGTCTTCCAGTCAAAGAACAAGTTTGGTTTATTACTGAAATGAAGGAGGATACACAGTATGGAGACCTTAGGGGTGTCTCACTAAGAAGGCGCTTGAAAAGTTGGGTTTTCTTTAGGTGATTTGGGGGAAGGCAGATGGAAGCAGTTTCCTTCTACATTTCATGCTGTTAGAAAGGGGGAAATTATGTGACtgattatctcaataaagcttatCTATAGGGAGAAGAGACTAGAACCAGGATAAAGTAATAATTGGTAAAGAGGTGGCTGTCAGCTTAGGCAAGAGAAGAGTCTTTATGGTATTTTGAGGGTGTCacagtgaatttatttttgtctgtgcTTATGCAAAATTAGGAAGTGGTCATGCTTTGTCTCATTTTATAGTGTCAGCATCACCTTGTCTGAAGTTGATAGTCTGTGAGGCTGTTTCTGTCCAGTAAGAGAACAATATGGCCTAGCTGTGAGTGCCGGGCCAGCTTCTGGATGTCAGAGGCTGCTCTTTGTTTTACTCGGCAGCTTTCACACAGGTATCTTTTTGGCCCCTTGACAAGATATCATTTCATCTTAGCGAGCACTCGGTTGCAAGTGCCAGAAGCTCAAAGTTGTTTAGGCAAAAAGGGAGAATATTTATGATCTATTACCAAAACGGGAAAAGGGCAGGGATATAACTAGCTGTCAAGGAGAACTAGGACCAGGAGCTCAAATATCACCACACCTCATACCTATTCCTCTCTCTATGTTAGTTAGTGTTCTTGGTTTGTACTGCTggaagcaggggtgcctggatctcttaggctccctgttcaggtcaacaatcccaatttttaaaacaatttctaaaacCTCAGGAAAGTCTTCTGATTGGCCTGGTTTGAGGGTATATATCCACGCTGTGGCCATGGCAGTGGGGTCCTGTGGTTGGCAGCACCCACTAGAACCATATAAATAGAATGGTGTTTCCCAAAGAGGGGAGCTGGACAAGCCCAGTGGTCATATTCACCAATTGAGACCTGTAGAACTGGCCTATTGAACAAGCTGGACTCAGGAAGGTACAAACAGgaaattcttattcttttatccTCTCAAAGatctttttaagatcttttaaagattttttaaagaaaattcttccaTTTGGATAAAACCTCAGGcttatttattatagagatttTCTAACACTCATAGATACTACGAAGAGTTGTCCAACCTCATCATTATAAACCTCTAGCCCAATAGTAATAACAAACTCTTGCTCAATTAGGCTTTTCTGCCTCCCCAGCTGGGGTCTGCTTCCATCTGCTGGTAGATCCCACTGAAGGGGATGATGGTGTTGGCTTGTTGTCTCCCTCCTCACTCCGTCTGCTCTCCCACTGGCTGGCTGAGCACCTCTAGAATCTCAGGAGTTcagaacacagaggaaagaaggaaCTTCAAAGGCAGAGACGGCTACATTTGACCAGCACGGGTGTGATCTGGCCTCTGGGCCTTGGCGACATaatgctggctggctggctctttCTTTCATGGGATGCTTTTGTCACTTCTTCAGAGATGCAGAATCTTCCTTTGGAACCCAACTCACAGGACAAGGTAGTGGTAAGTCAGCCACTCCCAGTGCAAATTCTTCTGGTGACTGCCGGGCATCtaataaaatgaattcaaaactTTCCTTCACTCTGTCTCCACTCCATCTTTCAAACTTGTCTCCACTATTATTGCGTGCATCCAAGGTACTGATTGGTGTTCCTCACCGATCTTACAAGATAAAATCCTATTAAAAGGGCTCCTGCCACGTAAATGTGGGAAGTACTGTATACTATATCCTCCTCAGAAAAAATTACACATTGGTAATCAGGATATTACAAAGCTAGGATGTCCTACTTTAAAGAAAGGTATTTAACCTTTTATGATTGAGGCATTCCCTAAGCGAATTTTATGATAGAACTGCTTATCATTTGGCTTGCTAACATCCTGCTGACTGCATGTTCTCtataacatttgcaaatataacAGTAAATATTAGACTGAAGTTGTAGCAGCAGATGTAGAAAAGAAGAAGGCACAttcaatttaatgaaaatatatttttatcacccaGAAATTTCATTGCCTCTGGGAGAGACCACAGACAAAAGAGAATTGGGATGCTCCAAAATTTCCTCTAACCCCCTCCAACTCTGCAgtaaatattccaaaaatatgCTCATATTCCTTTAGCAATGATCCAAAGAGTGCCAGGTCCCCTCTAAAGACCTTACTTAGTTTACaatctggagtgtgtgtgtgtgtgtgtgtgtgtgagagagagagagagagacagagagagagagattgctcTTTCTTTTGCTTCACTTCCAACGCACAGTAGTCACAAAATATTTGTGGATTGAATGATTAAGGAACTAAGTGAATGAACACACCACGAACTCTAGCCACCCAGAACTGCTTGTGGCTTCACCCACATGCCCGGCTCTTTCATATTTCCATCTGAATGTAAGTGTGGTTCTGCTTGCATGACTGTCCTACATCCTTTTCTTGGCTAAAGCATGCTGCTTCAAGGGGTAGATCAGGCATCAGCTTCACCTACAAGGAGATCTAATCCCTGGCCTCTCCTGACTAATCTTGAAACTTACAGCCTTCCTAAACATACTTCCCCCTTAGGATGAGTTAGTTGGCTTTTATCATTGGCCAAGCACTCTTGGATAGGAAGAGTTCAAAATCTTAAACAGTATAAGTGCCCAGAAAGAGTCTACAGAGGATGTAACCTTAAGGCCCACTATTGCTGGTGCAAGAATCTGTGCAAATCTTGGATAGAAGGGGCTTGGCattagttgtgtgactttggaggCTCTTGGGTCAGAGCCTTTGCTTCGGCTCTACTTGTTTACTGAAGATAATCCTTCAGTGCAAGGGGATTTGAAAAGCTGTTCTTCTGCTCAGGTTGTTTTGGTGTAAAGCAATCTGGACTGGGATAAACACTGGGTCAAGTGAGATCGTCCTTCCTCAGAGAAACCTTGTTACCTAAGCAGTGGTAAGAAACAGAGGGTCCCTCTAGACTTCCCTGATAACAGTTCCAACTTCCCAGCTTGGCCGCTTAGTGATTCTGCAACCTCTGATGTAACCTCTCTCTGGTGGCTCATCTGGCATTTTCTGGCCTTACTGTGCAAACCTAGCCCAGAAGAGAGTGGGACAAGCATAACTGCCCCTCGCCCGTACCCCCACACTCATTAGGAGACAGCTGGAGATTTCTGAACGAACACATCAGCAGAATCTTTTAAGGGGAGGAGGTACTTACGGGATGGTCTAGGGGTAGGAAGCTGAAATTTCTGTTAATCTTAACacagtaaaacaacaacaacaataaaaatctgAACACAGTATGTTTTGAACAAATTCCAGGGGGTGCCATTGGGTCCACCTCAAGCTTTAAGGACAGATCCACCAGTTACACAGTACATCCTCCACCTTCCTTCTATCTCTGGTTTCTCTTATTATCTGCTTTTGttatcctttctttcctctctgttctcCTATACCCAGTGTGTAGGCATGCTtagcagaaaaatacaaatcatattaaatttttaaaaaatcctgagcAAAATGTTATTGTACCCTAGGTTGATCCTTTCAAGACCATACTCTACTGCAGCATGGC includes these proteins:
- the TLR3 gene encoding toll-like receptor 3 isoform X6 → MSQSLLYHIYSFLGLLPFWILCTSSTNKCVVRHEVADCSHLKLTQVPDDLPANITVLNLTHNQLRRLPPANFTRYSQLTILDGGFNSISKLEPELCQKLPLLEILNLQHNELSHLSDQTFVFCVNLTELHLMSNSIKIIQNNPFRSLKNLVKLDLSHNGLSSTKLGSQLQLENLQELLLSNNKINVLRREELDFLGNSSLEKLELSSNPIKEFSPGCFHAIGKLFGLSLNNVQLNPSLTENLCLELSNTSIQNLSLSNTQLYRTSNTTFHGLKHTNLTMLDLSHNNLNVIENNSFVWLPHLEYFFLEYNNIEHLFSHSFYGLLNVRYLDLKRSFAKQSTSLASHPRIDDFSFQWLKCLQYLNMEDNYFAGIKSNMFTGLVKLKHLSLSNSFTSLQTLTNETFLSLAQSPLITLNLTKNKISKIESGAFSWLGHLQVLDLGLNEIGQELTGQEWKGLENIVEIYLSYNKYLQLTSSSFALIPSLRRLMLRRTSLRNVDSSPSPFHPLRNLNILDLSNNNIANINDELLEGLEKLEILDMQHNNLARLWKHANPGGPVHFLKGLSHLHILNLESNGFDEIPAEVFKGLSELKSIDLGLNNLNIFPSSLFNDQVSLKSLNLQKNLITSVEKNVFGPAFRNLSNLDMSFNPFDCTCESIAWFVNWINSTHTNISELSSHYLCNTPPQYHGFPVMLFDISPCKDSAPFEIFFIINTSVLLTFIFIVLLIHFEGWRISFYWNVSVHRILGFKEIDKQPEQFEYAAYIIHAYKDRDWVWEHFSPMEEKDKTLKFCLEERDFEAGVLELESIVNSIKKSRKTIFVITQHLLKDPLCKRFKVHQAVQQAIEQNLESIILIFLEEIPDYKLNHALCLRRGMFKSHCILNWPVQKEREETS
- the TLR3 gene encoding toll-like receptor 3 isoform X7; the encoded protein is MKKRNGQPLSEQMKNLVKLDLSHNGLSSTKLGSQLQLENLQELLLSNNKINVLRREELDFLGNSSLEKLELSSNPIKEFSPGCFHAIGKLFGLSLNNVQLNPSLTENLCLELSNTSIQNLSLSNTQLYRTSNTTFHGLKHTNLTMLDLSHNNLNVIENNSFVWLPHLEYFFLEYNNIEHLFSHSFYGLLNVRYLDLKRSFAKQSTSLASHPRIDDFSFQWLKCLQYLNMEDNYFAGIKSNMFTGLVKLKHLSLSNSFTSLQTLTNETFLSLAQSPLITLNLTKNKISKIESGAFSWLGHLQVLDLGLNEIGQELTGQEWKGLENIVEIYLSYNKYLQLTSSSFALIPSLRRLMLRRTSLRNVDSSPSPFHPLRNLNILDLSNNNIANINDELLEGLEKLEILDMQHNNLARLWKHANPGGPVHFLKGLSHLHILNLESNGFDEIPAEVFKGLSELKSIDLGLNNLNIFPSSLFNDQVSLKSLNLQKNLITSVEKNVFGPAFRNLSNLDMSFNPFDCTCESIAWFVNWINSTHTNISELSSHYLCNTPPQYHGFPVMLFDISPCKDSAPFEIFFIINTSVLLTFIFIVLLIHFEGWRISFYWNVSVHRILGFKEIDKQPEQFEYAAYIIHAYKDRDWVWEHFSPMEEKDKTLKFCLEERDFEAGVLELESIVNSIKKSRKTIFVITQHLLKDPLCKRFKVHQAVQQAIEQNLESIILIFLEEIPDYKLNHALCLRRGMFKSHCILNWPVQKERVNAFHHKLQVALGSRNSIH
- the TLR3 gene encoding toll-like receptor 3 isoform X1; the encoded protein is MSQSLLYHIYSFLGLLPFWILCTSSTNKCVVRHEVADCSHLKLTQVPDDLPANITVLNLTHNQLRRLPPANFTRYSQLTILDGGFNSISKLEPELCQKLPLLEILNLQHNELSHLSDQTFVFCVNLTELHLMSNSIKIIQNNPFRSLKNLVKLDLSHNGLSSTKLGSQLQLENLQELLLSNNKINVLRREELDFLGNSSLEKLELSSNPIKEFSPGCFHAIGKLFGLSLNNVQLNPSLTENLCLELSNTSIQNLSLSNTQLYRTSNTTFHGLKHTNLTMLDLSHNNLNVIENNSFVWLPHLEYFFLEYNNIEHLFSHSFYGLLNVRYLDLKRSFAKQSTSLASHPRIDDFSFQWLKCLQYLNMEDNYFAGIKSNMFTGLVKLKHLSLSNSFTSLQTLTNETFLSLAQSPLITLNLTKNKISKIESGAFSWLGHLQVLDLGLNEIGQELTGQEWKGLENIVEIYLSYNKYLQLTSSSFALIPSLRRLMLRRTSLRNVDSSPSPFHPLRNLNILDLSNNNIANINDELLEGLEKLEILDMQHNNLARLWKHANPGGPVHFLKGLSHLHILNLESNGFDEIPAEVFKGLSELKSIDLGLNNLNIFPSSLFNDQVSLKSLNLQKNLITSVEKNVFGPAFRNLSNLDMSFNPFDCTCESIAWFVNWINSTHTNISELSSHYLCNTPPQYHGFPVMLFDISPCKDSAPFEIFFIINTSVLLTFIFIVLLIHFEGWRISFYWNVSVHRILGFKEIDKQPEQFEYAAYIIHAYKDRDWVWEHFSPMEEKDKTLKFCLEERDFEAGVLELESIVNSIKKSRKTIFVITQHLLKDPLCKRFKVHQAVQQAIEQNLESIILIFLEEIPDYKLNHALCLRRGMFKSHCILNWPVQKERVNAFHHKLQVALGSRNSIH